In a single window of the Candidatus Cloacimonadota bacterium genome:
- a CDS encoding T9SS type A sorting domain-containing protein gives MGYSIYNIRGQVVFSGKLSGQTREQIFELPAEVLERMPSGVYLISLERGNSTIATARLVVAK, from the coding sequence TTGGGTTACAGCATTTACAACATCCGGGGACAGGTAGTGTTTTCCGGCAAGCTCTCCGGGCAAACGAGGGAGCAGATCTTTGAGCTTCCTGCCGAGGTTTTGGAACGCATGCCCAGCGGTGTTTACCTGATTAGTTTGGAGAGGGGAAACAGCACCATCGCCACTGCCAGGCTGGTTGTAGCCAAGTAA
- the tadA gene encoding tRNA adenosine(34) deaminase TadA, with protein MSSEHTAWMRLALDEARRAVSEDEIPVGAVLVKDGELVAAQHNRTRQQADPLAHAEKLLIDKILASKIKYLQDYTLYVTLEPCLMCAGMMIWSRLGTLVFGASDPKAGAVGSVYNVLADKSFNHHPRIVRGVLEEDCAALLRDFFQSRRQ; from the coding sequence ATGAGTTCTGAACACACCGCCTGGATGCGGCTGGCCCTGGACGAGGCCCGCCGGGCCGTGAGCGAAGATGAGATCCCGGTGGGGGCGGTGCTGGTGAAAGACGGTGAACTGGTGGCCGCTCAGCACAACCGGACCCGCCAGCAGGCCGATCCTTTGGCCCACGCGGAAAAATTGCTCATTGACAAAATCCTCGCCTCCAAAATCAAGTACCTGCAGGATTATACCCTGTACGTGACTTTGGAGCCCTGCCTGATGTGTGCCGGCATGATGATCTGGAGCCGGCTGGGCACTTTGGTGTTCGGCGCTTCAGACCCCAAGGCCGGGGCCGTGGGCTCAGTCTACAACGTGCTGGCGGACAAGAGTTTCAACCACCATCCCCGGATCGTCCGGGGCGTGCTGGAAGAGGATTGCGCCGCCTTGCTCAGGGATTTTTTCCAAAGCCGAAGACAATGA
- the rsmA gene encoding 16S rRNA (adenine(1518)-N(6)/adenine(1519)-N(6))-dimethyltransferase RsmA has translation MRAIKALGQNFLNQPDIARQIVELAGILPGEKVWEIGPGHGILTRALLSAGARLRAFELDRRLEAPLREEFGDSIELLMGDVLRLDWEAELARSGQPLKLVANIPYNITSPLLYKLEKHHLAFTAATLMVQKEVAERICAEPNRKAYGVMTLRLRRIFDAQILLDVPRENFTPAPKVDSAVLALKPRAVPAVIPDLAKYLKLIELAFAHRRKTLRNNLASLLDKDGLSRVQQQSGIDLTRRGETLSEAEFIALSALL, from the coding sequence ATGCGCGCGATCAAAGCCCTCGGGCAGAATTTTTTGAACCAGCCGGATATAGCCAGACAGATCGTGGAACTGGCCGGGATCCTGCCGGGCGAGAAGGTTTGGGAGATCGGTCCCGGCCACGGCATCCTCACGCGGGCCTTGCTGTCGGCAGGGGCCAGGTTACGCGCGTTTGAGCTGGACCGAAGGCTGGAAGCCCCTCTGCGTGAAGAGTTCGGCGATTCCATCGAACTGCTGATGGGCGATGTGCTGCGGCTGGACTGGGAAGCGGAGCTCGCCCGCTCGGGACAACCCCTGAAGCTGGTGGCCAACATCCCCTACAATATCACCTCCCCCCTGCTCTACAAGCTGGAAAAGCATCACCTCGCCTTCACCGCGGCCACTCTGATGGTGCAGAAGGAAGTGGCGGAGCGCATCTGCGCGGAGCCAAACCGCAAGGCTTACGGGGTGATGACCCTGCGCCTGCGGAGGATCTTTGACGCCCAGATCCTGCTGGACGTTCCCCGCGAGAATTTCACGCCCGCCCCCAAGGTCGATTCCGCTGTGCTGGCCCTCAAGCCCAGAGCCGTTCCAGCCGTGATCCCCGATCTGGCCAAGTATCTCAAACTGATCGAACTGGCCTTTGCCCACCGACGCAAGACCCTGCGCAACAACCTGGCCAGCCTGCTGGACAAAGACGGCCTCAGCCGCGTTCAGCAGCAAAGCGGCATCGATCTCACCCGTCGCGGAGAAACGCTCAGTGAAGCGGAATTTATTGCTCTCAGCGCTCTGCTTTAG
- a CDS encoding small multi-drug export protein, whose product MNPKLRALILVIVLLLSFSLLGAESFGSRTAASLKARGVSPWLIVVLISMLPIVELRGAIPVAIAVLGMSWQEAVPLAILGNMIPIPFLLLFLEWFLKLLSRYRWGKRFTDWLYARTRSKGKVVERYAELGLIVFVGIPLPGTGGWTGSLAAKIFGLTFWKSLICVFLGVLLAALIVTLITLLGTSIF is encoded by the coding sequence TTGAACCCGAAACTACGCGCCCTGATCCTCGTGATCGTTCTGCTGCTCAGCTTCAGCCTGCTGGGCGCGGAATCATTCGGCTCCCGCACCGCCGCCTCACTGAAGGCCAGGGGTGTGAGTCCCTGGCTGATCGTGGTGCTGATCTCGATGCTGCCGATCGTGGAGCTGCGCGGCGCCATCCCCGTGGCCATAGCCGTTTTGGGCATGTCCTGGCAGGAGGCCGTGCCGCTGGCGATCCTGGGCAACATGATCCCCATTCCCTTTCTGCTGCTCTTTCTGGAGTGGTTTCTGAAGCTGCTTTCCCGCTACCGCTGGGGCAAAAGGTTCACCGACTGGCTCTATGCCCGCACCCGCAGCAAGGGCAAGGTGGTGGAACGCTACGCGGAGCTCGGTCTGATCGTGTTTGTAGGCATCCCCCTGCCCGGTACCGGAGGCTGGACCGGGTCCCTGGCCGCCAAGATCTTCGGCCTCACTTTCTGGAAATCCCTCATCTGCGTGTTCCTCGGCGTGCTGCTGGCAGCCCTGATCGTAACCCTGATCACACTGCTGGGCACCTCCATTTTCTGA
- a CDS encoding ECF transporter S component, translated as MSTTLKLGLALTLLLAILVLALGVYMNVLAVQLVCFAALSLLLLGLKGVKRWAAGYRMMLPFLFSLTLVYLLFGLLKVRTQEGEPGSVLHWLEFGLKRILLFANSVLAFQFFFALVSFDDLLRLPLKIGTLKYVILGKILFANAFNSYDDIKFHHSLIPSEQTAKPGLARRFRVRLTAVLALLLALSRESRLRGEQIDNRIACCHSGKSNQTGQWYLILGFVVLVTVATMIIPIPVPGGGFFNFGDVMIVFIGLYAGRKAGAIAGGIGSAIADLLLFPLFAPITLVVKGLEGYVCGLAHRRSGLWQIVFPLAGSVVLVLGYFFGEWALPQLGKAVAIADLPVNLVQASVGFLGGRALFEAAKFLDI; from the coding sequence ATGTCCACCACCCTTAAACTTGGCCTTGCCCTCACTTTGCTGCTCGCCATCCTGGTGCTGGCCCTGGGTGTCTACATGAACGTCCTGGCGGTGCAGTTGGTTTGTTTCGCCGCCCTGTCGCTGCTGTTGCTTGGGCTAAAAGGCGTGAAGCGCTGGGCTGCCGGCTACCGGATGATGCTGCCTTTTCTGTTCTCGCTCACCCTGGTTTATCTGCTGTTCGGCCTTCTCAAGGTGCGCACCCAGGAAGGAGAGCCCGGATCAGTGCTGCACTGGCTGGAGTTCGGACTCAAGCGGATCCTGCTCTTTGCCAATTCCGTGCTGGCCTTCCAGTTTTTTTTCGCATTGGTCAGTTTCGACGACCTGCTGCGCCTGCCGCTGAAGATCGGCACCCTCAAATACGTGATCCTGGGCAAGATCCTCTTCGCCAACGCCTTCAATTCTTACGATGACATCAAATTTCACCACAGCCTGATCCCTTCGGAGCAGACGGCCAAACCCGGACTGGCCCGAAGATTCCGGGTCCGCCTGACCGCCGTGCTGGCCCTGCTGCTCGCCCTCTCGCGGGAATCGAGGCTGCGGGGCGAACAGATCGACAACCGCATTGCCTGCTGCCACAGCGGGAAAAGCAACCAAACCGGACAGTGGTACCTGATCCTGGGCTTTGTGGTGCTGGTGACCGTGGCCACGATGATCATCCCTATTCCCGTGCCCGGCGGCGGTTTCTTCAATTTCGGCGACGTGATGATCGTTTTCATCGGCCTCTACGCCGGCCGCAAAGCCGGAGCCATCGCGGGCGGGATCGGCAGCGCCATCGCCGATCTGCTGCTCTTTCCGCTGTTCGCGCCCATCACCCTGGTCGTGAAAGGCCTGGAGGGCTATGTTTGCGGACTGGCCCACCGGCGTTCAGGCCTCTGGCAGATCGTCTTTCCCCTGGCCGGAAGCGTAGTGCTCGTGCTGGGTTATTTCTTCGGAGAATGGGCGCTGCCCCAACTGGGCAAAGCCGTGGCCATCGCGGATCTGCCGGTAAACCTTGTTCAGGCCTCGGTGGGCTTCCTTGGCGGCAGGGCGCTGTTCGAAGCGGCCAAATTCCTGGATATCTGA
- a CDS encoding class I tRNA ligase family protein produces MQNYYKLTLKCPKCGRELSDETKLIDGIPAVKLLVRSGAEEGSIWLSSLYGSYSQESTLTARDGEISVLSCPHCGGELTSGENCNICQAPLVDFHLFEGGKVSICSRAGCTKHSIEFEDLNTAINHFFNEFELQSRLPE; encoded by the coding sequence ATGCAAAACTATTACAAGCTTACGCTCAAATGCCCAAAATGCGGCAGGGAACTAAGCGACGAGACCAAACTCATCGACGGGATCCCCGCCGTGAAACTGCTGGTCCGCTCCGGAGCCGAGGAAGGCAGTATCTGGCTTTCCTCCCTTTACGGCAGCTACAGCCAGGAATCCACCCTCACCGCCCGTGACGGCGAGATCAGCGTCCTCTCCTGCCCCCACTGCGGCGGGGAACTCACCTCCGGCGAAAACTGCAACATCTGCCAGGCCCCGCTGGTGGATTTCCATCTCTTCGAAGGCGGCAAAGTCTCCATCTGCTCCCGCGCCGGCTGCACCAAGCACTCCATCGAGTTTGAGGACCTCAACACCGCCATCAACCACTTCTTCAACGAGTTCGAGCTGCAAAGCCGGCTTCCGGAGTGA
- a CDS encoding NFACT RNA binding domain-containing protein → MNYSILSAWSREFGLQGRKVESVNLANSTLRLRFSDKTDLVLLAAADAFAFHSLDFQPADNEVKIWDALTHAVLTGAEIDPADRIIRFRFTQTDIYQQNKVYLLIAEFTPPKPNLILALQNEELVIVDALRKYSYADNPQRQILPRLPYQPAKTSFQPILQEVSPPLRLESLKTGATLLCPSVNDYLANFYHHVFLAREEAQRRQTLRSRWERELKKAKDKLAKQQAEAADADKAEYWMICAETLKTNLPNINRGQTSFTAINYYDPELATIEIPLQPQLSARQNLQAYLKKYGKARRGKELIAAHIAATQQQIAHLVNILARVEAGEEVEAPSAKSIATLGRKLDMEDRLLKLRLSEDFEIVIGRKASENDFITTQLGRPHDWWFHTRIYRGSHILLRCFRKTAPGDELINICCSLAAWYSKARFSLNVPVDYTQVRFVRKPRKSPPGFVTYTEHKTVFADPRDLRSLREELKL, encoded by the coding sequence ATGAATTACTCGATCTTATCAGCCTGGTCCCGGGAGTTCGGCCTGCAGGGCCGCAAGGTGGAAAGCGTCAATTTGGCCAACTCCACCCTCAGGCTCCGCTTCAGCGACAAAACGGACCTCGTGCTGCTGGCCGCCGCGGACGCCTTTGCCTTTCACAGCCTCGATTTCCAGCCCGCGGACAACGAGGTGAAGATCTGGGACGCGCTCACCCACGCCGTTCTCACCGGAGCGGAGATCGACCCTGCCGACAGGATAATCCGCTTTCGCTTCACCCAGACCGACATCTACCAACAGAACAAGGTGTATCTGCTCATCGCGGAATTCACCCCGCCGAAGCCGAACCTCATCCTGGCCCTGCAAAATGAAGAGCTGGTGATCGTGGACGCCCTCCGCAAATATTCCTATGCCGACAACCCCCAGCGCCAGATCCTGCCCAGGCTGCCCTACCAGCCGGCCAAAACCTCGTTCCAGCCTATCTTGCAGGAGGTATCCCCGCCTCTGAGGCTGGAATCGCTGAAAACCGGCGCCACCCTCCTCTGCCCCAGCGTGAACGACTATTTGGCCAACTTTTATCATCACGTTTTCCTGGCCCGCGAGGAAGCGCAGCGCCGCCAGACCCTCCGTTCCCGCTGGGAACGCGAACTGAAGAAGGCCAAAGACAAACTGGCCAAGCAGCAGGCCGAGGCCGCCGACGCGGACAAGGCGGAATATTGGATGATCTGTGCCGAGACCCTCAAAACCAATCTGCCCAATATTAACCGGGGCCAGACTTCTTTCACAGCCATCAACTATTACGATCCGGAGCTGGCCACGATCGAGATCCCGCTGCAGCCTCAGCTTTCCGCCCGGCAAAACCTCCAGGCCTATCTGAAAAAATACGGCAAAGCCAGGCGGGGCAAGGAACTGATCGCCGCGCACATCGCCGCCACCCAGCAGCAGATCGCACACCTGGTCAACATCCTGGCCCGCGTGGAGGCCGGGGAGGAGGTGGAAGCCCCCTCCGCCAAAAGCATCGCCACCCTGGGACGCAAGCTGGACATGGAGGACAGGCTACTCAAGCTGCGGCTTTCCGAGGATTTCGAGATCGTGATCGGACGCAAGGCCAGCGAAAACGACTTCATCACCACCCAACTCGGCCGGCCTCACGACTGGTGGTTTCACACCCGCATCTACCGCGGCTCCCACATCCTGCTGCGCTGTTTCCGGAAAACCGCTCCCGGCGATGAACTCATCAACATCTGCTGCTCCCTCGCGGCCTGGTATTCCAAGGCCCGCTTTTCCCTCAACGTGCCGGTGGATTACACTCAGGTCCGCTTTGTGCGCAAACCCCGCAAAAGCCCGCCCGGATTCGTGACCTACACGGAACACAAGACTGTATTCGCCGATCCGCGGGACCTCCGTTCCCTGCGTGAAGAACTGAAGCTGTGA
- a CDS encoding ferritin family protein: MKDDMLKAIKKAMQGEKDSVTLYENAAAHAGGAEVEEFFASRAEEERRHFNHLLRYYQEISGDLLPSQPAAELSEVREAASIFSESLIRRIGGDQYLFSAISTALLLEKDSFEHYSATAHAAGQPELKKFFELLAQWEKKHYDELLAIQQAAEHYYWEINSFEPF, translated from the coding sequence ATGAAAGACGACATGCTGAAAGCGATCAAGAAGGCTATGCAGGGCGAAAAGGACAGTGTGACCCTGTATGAGAACGCGGCCGCGCACGCGGGCGGGGCGGAGGTGGAGGAGTTCTTTGCCAGCCGCGCGGAGGAGGAACGCCGGCACTTCAACCACCTGCTGAGATATTATCAGGAGATCTCCGGCGATCTGCTGCCCTCGCAACCCGCCGCGGAACTGAGCGAAGTGCGGGAAGCGGCCTCGATCTTTTCGGAGAGTTTGATCCGCCGCATCGGCGGGGACCAGTATCTCTTTTCCGCCATCTCCACGGCGCTGCTGCTGGAAAAGGACTCTTTCGAACACTACAGCGCCACCGCCCACGCGGCCGGGCAACCCGAACTGAAGAAGTTTTTTGAACTTTTGGCACAGTGGGAGAAGAAGCACTACGACGAGCTGCTGGCGATCCAGCAGGCCGCGGAACACTACTATTGGGAGATCAACTCTTTCGAACCTTTTTAA
- the lpxB gene encoding lipid-A-disaccharide synthase, translated as MPTPAAHIFWLAGENSGDLHASLVMKSLNAALPGLRHSGIGGSRMQREGLKPLFPFARFNVMGFTEVLGHLGFFLKVERGLRTFFKTDPPDLAILVDYPGFNLRIARLADSLRVPVLYFICPQFWAWKHHRVFQLRDSVRHVACILPFEPELLAIHNVSATYVGHPIAGEVSFELDRAAFASFYGLDPAKRWIGLLPGSRDSEVKRMLPVYLKAARELAAQGFEPLVSKALSVSHGPFMACLDAARIPELKLIDGYRYDLMRHADLLVCTSGTVTLEAAYIGTPQLICYKTSALTYAIGRRLVRVKRIGLPNILLDRDLLPELIQSACTPQNIVQTALELLNDPSRLERMRSELARLREIMAEPVTSVEMPRLVREILDAHA; from the coding sequence ATGCCCACACCCGCTGCTCACATCTTCTGGCTGGCCGGGGAAAACTCCGGTGATCTGCACGCCAGCCTGGTGATGAAAAGCCTCAACGCCGCCCTGCCCGGCCTGCGTCACAGCGGGATCGGCGGTTCCCGGATGCAGCGCGAAGGCCTCAAACCGCTCTTTCCCTTCGCCCGCTTCAATGTGATGGGTTTCACGGAAGTGCTGGGCCATCTGGGCTTTTTCCTCAAAGTGGAGCGAGGCCTCAGAACATTCTTTAAAACCGATCCGCCGGACCTCGCCATCCTGGTGGATTATCCCGGTTTCAACCTCCGGATCGCCCGTCTGGCCGACTCTCTGCGCGTCCCCGTGCTCTATTTCATCTGTCCCCAATTCTGGGCCTGGAAACACCATCGCGTCTTCCAACTGCGCGACAGCGTTCGCCACGTGGCCTGCATCCTGCCTTTCGAACCGGAATTGCTGGCCATCCACAACGTCAGCGCCACCTACGTGGGCCATCCCATCGCCGGGGAAGTCAGCTTCGAGCTCGACCGCGCCGCCTTCGCCAGCTTTTACGGGCTCGATCCCGCCAAACGCTGGATCGGCTTGCTACCCGGCAGCCGCGACAGCGAGGTGAAGCGGATGCTGCCCGTGTATCTGAAAGCCGCGCGGGAGCTGGCCGCCCAGGGTTTCGAGCCGCTCGTTTCCAAAGCCCTCTCTGTGTCCCACGGGCCTTTCATGGCCTGCCTCGATGCTGCCCGGATCCCTGAACTGAAGCTGATCGACGGCTACCGTTACGACCTGATGCGCCACGCCGATCTGCTGGTCTGCACTTCCGGCACAGTCACTCTGGAAGCCGCCTACATCGGCACTCCGCAACTCATCTGCTACAAAACCTCGGCCCTCACCTACGCCATCGGACGCCGCCTGGTGCGGGTGAAGCGTATCGGCCTGCCCAATATCCTGCTGGACCGGGACCTGCTGCCGGAACTCATCCAATCCGCCTGTACGCCTCAGAACATCGTACAAACCGCCCTGGAGCTGCTAAACGACCCTTCCCGCCTCGAACGGATGAGGTCCGAACTCGCCCGTCTGCGGGAAATCATGGCCGAACCGGTCACCAGCGTGGAAATGCCGCGCCTCGTGCGGGAGATCCTGGACGCCCATGCCTGA
- a CDS encoding lysophospholipid acyltransferase family protein, which produces MPEFLFQLEAVLGAWLLRLWRFTLRIKAQNQPPNGHPCVYALQHRDLLLLAIQRIDCGIAVMVSRSRDGEFIARPLARLGFLPVRGSTSRSGSQALKELVELARKRSLAITPDGPKGPAGSIQPGILQLALLAQIPIIPVVASAGRQWQLNSWDRFRIPKPFSKLTASYGPEIRVRSREDFPAAETALRQAWEKLT; this is translated from the coding sequence ATGCCTGAGTTTCTTTTCCAACTGGAAGCTGTTCTGGGCGCCTGGCTGCTGCGCCTGTGGCGCTTCACCCTGCGGATCAAGGCGCAAAACCAGCCCCCCAATGGCCATCCCTGCGTTTACGCGCTCCAGCACCGCGATCTGCTGCTCCTGGCCATCCAGAGGATCGATTGCGGCATCGCCGTGATGGTTTCCCGTTCCCGCGACGGCGAATTCATCGCCCGCCCGCTGGCCCGCCTGGGCTTTTTACCGGTGCGCGGATCAACCTCCCGCAGCGGCTCCCAGGCGCTGAAAGAACTGGTGGAACTGGCCCGGAAACGCAGCCTGGCCATCACCCCGGACGGTCCCAAAGGCCCGGCGGGTTCCATTCAGCCCGGTATCCTCCAACTCGCCCTGCTGGCCCAAATTCCCATCATTCCGGTGGTGGCCTCCGCCGGCCGCCAGTGGCAGCTCAATTCCTGGGACCGCTTCCGGATCCCCAAACCCTTCAGCAAACTCACCGCCAGCTATGGCCCGGAGATCCGGGTGCGTTCCCGCGAAGATTTTCCCGCCGCCGAAACCGCCCTGCGCCAGGCCTGGGAAAAGCTGACCTGA
- the recO gene encoding DNA repair protein RecO translates to MRTRLKDQAFLIKSSPYSDSSLILRAFGRQHGLISILAKGIRSKPEASLLNPLYVYEFSFYEPREAGLCLLAEFSLAEEFDLADKIESWTAAECALEMYSQLIIPPEECSAYFELLRDFLVYLGTLEKNAVLIWWRFLLRVFRMLGVPYDPQLCSACLDCSNALTAWEQGSGKLFCAGCLDALPDPLRYEPLSAVSARILRLLPVIGEHVASLRPDRASVAQLNSLFAQYYQAHFHKALKLRGLEVLEQFHP, encoded by the coding sequence GTGAGAACCCGGCTCAAAGATCAGGCCTTCCTGATCAAAAGCAGCCCCTATAGCGACAGCAGCCTCATCCTGAGAGCCTTTGGCCGCCAGCACGGGCTGATCTCCATCCTGGCCAAGGGCATCCGCTCAAAACCGGAGGCCAGCCTTCTGAACCCGCTCTACGTCTATGAATTCAGCTTCTACGAACCGCGCGAGGCCGGGCTGTGCCTGCTGGCCGAGTTTTCGCTGGCGGAGGAGTTTGACCTCGCGGACAAGATCGAAAGCTGGACCGCCGCCGAATGCGCTCTGGAAATGTATTCCCAGCTCATCATCCCTCCCGAGGAATGCTCTGCGTACTTCGAGCTGCTGCGCGATTTCCTCGTCTATCTGGGCACGCTGGAAAAGAACGCCGTGCTGATCTGGTGGCGCTTTCTGCTGCGGGTATTCCGGATGCTGGGCGTTCCCTACGATCCCCAGCTCTGCTCCGCCTGCCTGGATTGCTCAAATGCCCTCACAGCCTGGGAACAAGGCAGCGGTAAGTTGTTTTGCGCCGGCTGTCTGGACGCTTTGCCGGATCCCCTCCGCTATGAACCTCTCAGCGCTGTATCAGCCAGGATCCTGCGCCTGCTGCCGGTGATCGGTGAACACGTGGCCTCGCTGAGGCCGGACAGAGCCAGCGTGGCACAATTGAACAGCCTCTTCGCCCAGTATTACCAGGCCCACTTCCACAAAGCCCTCAAGCTGCGCGGGCTGGAAGTTCTGGAACAGTTCCATCCCTGA